In Rubrivirga marina, the following are encoded in one genomic region:
- the coxB gene encoding cytochrome c oxidase subunit II produces the protein MQTTPDSLAGAPTRQSFWTEGGSLWLPPQESTTAHEIDGLFNFILYASIILTIIVAAAMVYFVWKYRRQSHVDRPVDVHESKWLEMSWIVVPTLLVLVVFFWGFRAYVGTAIPPSDAITVNVKAQKWAWTFEYQNGIQGFGEIWVPVGTPVRLEMTSQDVLHSFYVPEFRIKHDVIPNRYAYVWFEAPRVGTYQVLCTEYCGTAHSNMGALIHVVDRDTYYAALRGEIGNNEPQAPVDLGEQLYTQRNCNTCHSVDGTAGVGPSWQNIWGQPRPGSESGVVDDAYIAEAILYPQAYIVPGYENGNMPSYDGQLNEEQVAGLAAYIREVSGAATEADRVVPTGDEEASVDAQPPEGGMGDPGTPVADPVDPSDRDAVRSE, from the coding sequence ATGCAGACGACTCCCGACTCGCTGGCCGGCGCCCCGACCCGCCAGTCCTTCTGGACGGAGGGCGGCTCTCTGTGGCTCCCGCCGCAGGAGTCGACGACGGCCCACGAGATCGACGGCCTGTTCAACTTCATCCTCTACGCCTCGATCATCCTGACGATCATCGTCGCCGCGGCGATGGTGTACTTCGTCTGGAAGTACCGGCGTCAGAGCCACGTCGACCGCCCGGTCGACGTGCACGAGAGCAAGTGGCTGGAGATGAGCTGGATCGTGGTCCCGACGCTCCTCGTGCTCGTCGTGTTCTTCTGGGGCTTCCGGGCCTACGTCGGCACGGCCATCCCACCGAGTGACGCGATCACGGTCAACGTGAAGGCGCAGAAGTGGGCCTGGACGTTCGAGTACCAGAACGGCATCCAGGGTTTCGGCGAGATCTGGGTCCCGGTCGGCACGCCGGTCCGGCTCGAGATGACGAGCCAGGACGTCCTCCACAGCTTCTACGTGCCCGAGTTCAGGATCAAGCACGACGTGATCCCCAACCGCTACGCCTACGTCTGGTTCGAGGCGCCGCGGGTGGGGACGTACCAGGTGCTCTGCACGGAGTACTGCGGCACGGCCCACTCGAACATGGGCGCCCTGATCCACGTCGTCGACCGCGACACGTACTACGCCGCGCTCCGGGGCGAGATCGGCAACAACGAGCCGCAGGCGCCGGTCGACCTCGGCGAGCAGCTCTACACGCAGCGCAACTGCAACACGTGCCACTCGGTCGACGGCACGGCCGGCGTGGGCCCATCGTGGCAGAACATCTGGGGCCAGCCGCGGCCCGGCTCCGAGTCCGGCGTCGTCGACGACGCCTACATCGCGGAGGCGATCCTGTACCCGCAGGCCTACATCGTGCCGGGCTACGAGAACGGCAACATGCCGTCGTACGACGGCCAGCTCAACGAGGAGCAGGTCGCCGGCCTCGCCGCCTACATCCGCGAGGTCAGCGGCGCCGCCACCGAGGCGGACCGGGTCGTCCCCACCGGCGACGAGGAGGCCTCGGTGGACGCGCAGCCGCCGGAGGGCGGGATGGGCGACCCCGGCACGCCGGTCGCCGACCCCGTCGACCCGAGTGACCGCGACGCCGTCCGCTCCGAGTAA